ACGAAACCCTGGAAAGTGAGGCTGTATAACCATGGATTACAAAAAAGTTGATGAAAAGGACGTTGAATATTTAAGAACCCTGGTGGACGCGGACCGCATCCTGGTAGGGGATGAAATCTCTGAGGATTACAGCCATGACGAGCTGGGCACTGTCGCCAATTATCCGGAAGTGCTGATGCGCGTGCTCTCCACCGAGGAGGTTTCCGCCATCATGAAATATGCTTATGAACAGAATATTCCTGTGGTGGTCAGAGGCTCCGGCACTGGTCTGGTGGGCGCGTGCGTGCCGATCTATGGCGGCATCATGCTGGAAACCACACTGATGAACCATATCCTTGAGCTGGATACTGAAAACCTGACAGTGACCGTCGAACCCGGCGTTCTGCTCATGGAGCTTTCCAAATTTGTGGAAGAAAACGACCTGTTCTACCCACCGGACCCAGGTGAAAAATCAGCGACCATCGCGGGCAATATCTCCACCAACGCCGGCGGTATGCGCGCGGTAAAATACGGCGTCACCCGTGATTATGTCCGCGGGCTTACGGTGGTCATGCCAAATGGGGAAGTGCTGGAGCTTGGCGGCAAGATTGTTAAAAACAGCTCTGGCTACAGCTTGAAGGATCTGGTCATCGGCTCTGAGGGAACCCTGTGTGTGATTACCAGGGCTGTGCTCAAGCTGCTGCCCCTGCCTAAAAAAACCCTGAGCCTTCTGGTGCCCTTCGATACCTTTACAGAAGCGGCTGCCGTAGTGCCAAAGATCATCAAATCCAAGGCTATTCCAACAGCCATTGAGTTCATGGAACGCCAGACCATTCTCTTTGCCGAAGACTTCCTGGGCAAGAAATTCCCGGATACCAAGAGCAATGCCTACATCCTGCTTACTTTTGACGGCAACACCAAAGAACAGGTGGAAGCAGAGTACGAAGTGGTGGCAGACCTCTGTCTGAGTGAAGGGGCAAAGGATGTATATATTGTCGATACTGACGAGCGTAAGGACTCTGTCTGGAGCGCCCGCGGCGCTTTCCTGGAAGCCATCAAGGCATCTACCACTGAAATGGACGAATGTGACGTGGTGGTTCCGAGAAACCGTGTGGCAGAATTTATCAACTACACCCACGACCTTGAAAAGGAACTGAATATCCGAATCCCGAGCTTTGGCCATGCCGGCGACGGCAACCTGCACCTCTACATCTGCCGTGATGAGCTGGGCCAGAAGGAATGGGAAGAAATGCTGGATACTGCCATGGATAAGCTCTATGCTAAATCCCTTGAGTTTGACGGGCTTGTCTCGGGCGAGCACGGCATCGGCTATGCCAAACGAAAATACCTCTTTAACGATTATGGCGAATATGAAATGGGTCTGATGGACGGCATCAAGCATGCCTTTGACCCGAAGAATATTCTGAACCCTAAAAAAGTCTGCCAGATGTAAGGGGGTATGGAGATGGACAACATTTATGTTCTTTTCATATTGGCGCTCATCCCCATCATTTGGTTAATTGTTTCACTGGGTGTGATGAAAATACCAGGGCATAAGGCCTGTCCCGTGGCCCTGGTGATCACTCTGGTTCTCAGTATAATTGTCTGGAAAATGCCGGCGCTTGACAGCTTTACCGGTGCCCTTGAGGGCATCGTCATGGGGCTTTGGCCCATTGTCTACATCATCATTGCGGCGGTGTTTACCTACAACCTTACCACTTATTCGGGAAGTATGGAAACCATTAAAAACATGATGACCGGCGTATCCTCAGATAAACGCATCCTCGTACTCATACTGGCCTGGGGCTTCGGCGGCTTTCTGGAAGCCATTGCAGGCTTTGGCACTGCGGTGGCCATCCCTGCCGGCATTATGGCATCCCTTGGCTTTAACCCGGTCTCGGCAGCGGTCATGTGCCTGATTGCGAATACCACGCCGACTGCCTTTGGGGCCATCGGCCTGCCAGTCACCACGCTGGCCCAGGTAACAGACCTGAACGTTATGCAGCTGTCCTATACGGTTTCCATTCAGCTTTTTGTGCTCATACTCATCATCCCGTTTGTGCTGGTCATGCTTACCGGCGGGGGATTCAAGGCCATTAAGGGTGTGTTCGGCATCACGCTGATCTCCGGCCTGTCCTTTGCGGTTCCTCAGATTTTTGTGGCGAAGTTCCTTGGAGCAGAGCTTCCTGCCATTGTGGGATCGCTGATCTGTATGGGCGTGACCGTACTGGTCGCCAAAAAATTCTAT
The DNA window shown above is from Eubacterium limosum and carries:
- the lctD gene encoding lactate dehydrogenase subunit LctD — translated: MDYKKVDEKDVEYLRTLVDADRILVGDEISEDYSHDELGTVANYPEVLMRVLSTEEVSAIMKYAYEQNIPVVVRGSGTGLVGACVPIYGGIMLETTLMNHILELDTENLTVTVEPGVLLMELSKFVEENDLFYPPDPGEKSATIAGNISTNAGGMRAVKYGVTRDYVRGLTVVMPNGEVLELGGKIVKNSSGYSLKDLVIGSEGTLCVITRAVLKLLPLPKKTLSLLVPFDTFTEAAAVVPKIIKSKAIPTAIEFMERQTILFAEDFLGKKFPDTKSNAYILLTFDGNTKEQVEAEYEVVADLCLSEGAKDVYIVDTDERKDSVWSARGAFLEAIKASTTEMDECDVVVPRNRVAEFINYTHDLEKELNIRIPSFGHAGDGNLHLYICRDELGQKEWEEMLDTAMDKLYAKSLEFDGLVSGEHGIGYAKRKYLFNDYGEYEMGLMDGIKHAFDPKNILNPKKVCQM
- a CDS encoding L-lactate permease, which codes for MDNIYVLFILALIPIIWLIVSLGVMKIPGHKACPVALVITLVLSIIVWKMPALDSFTGALEGIVMGLWPIVYIIIAAVFTYNLTTYSGSMETIKNMMTGVSSDKRILVLILAWGFGGFLEAIAGFGTAVAIPAGIMASLGFNPVSAAVMCLIANTTPTAFGAIGLPVTTLAQVTDLNVMQLSYTVSIQLFVLILIIPFVLVMLTGGGFKAIKGVFGITLISGLSFAVPQIFVAKFLGAELPAIVGSLICMGVTVLVAKKFYNREEAAGAVKVPLKTAFMAWLPFILVFVFIILCSSLFPFISEPLGSIKTSIPIYTGEGAKPYTFAWIACPGTLIILATYLGGLLQGLKFREISVVFGKTIKQMGKTAITVCSIVGLAKVMGYSGMITSIAMVLVAVTGSFYPLIAPIIGALGTFVTGSDTSANVLFGELQVQAAGSIGADPFWIAAANMAGATAGKMISPQSIAVATAATGLIGQEGKILTSTMKFCAVYVVIIGIVVFFGGPLLGF